One genomic region from Stackebrandtia nassauensis DSM 44728 encodes:
- a CDS encoding glycine betaine ABC transporter substrate-binding protein has translation MRRTKLLLTGALVAVLAACGLEPASQSVPDVQGGPELAEFDNLGEAPIVTTSKDFTEQLILGKMLSLVLKAKGADVADHTNTKGSVNARETILNGSSDIAWEYTGTAWLVYMGHSDVDPKTSEAGGVKISDPEALYEAVKKADLKDNDVVWGDPAPFNNTYAMAIKEDQAKQKDANGKTIDVKSLSDLAKLPPDKQTYCLENEFENRPDGWPGMQQAYDIDVPKDNVTIMDTGVIYSRIGGGSCLAGEVFDTDGRIPANGLRTLEDDKGYFPIYEPAVTIREEIHKKHPQIVQMFNKLGSKLSTETMRRLNAEVDVDGRDPLDVAREWLVDEGFLKN, from the coding sequence ATGCGAAGGACCAAACTGCTGTTGACCGGCGCCCTGGTGGCGGTACTGGCCGCCTGCGGCCTGGAACCGGCGTCCCAGTCGGTACCCGACGTCCAGGGTGGACCCGAACTCGCCGAGTTCGACAACCTCGGCGAGGCGCCGATCGTGACGACCTCGAAGGACTTCACCGAACAGCTCATCCTCGGCAAGATGCTGTCCCTTGTGCTCAAGGCCAAGGGCGCCGACGTCGCCGACCACACCAACACCAAGGGCAGCGTCAACGCCCGCGAGACCATCCTCAACGGATCCTCCGACATCGCCTGGGAGTACACCGGAACCGCGTGGCTGGTCTACATGGGCCACTCCGACGTGGACCCCAAGACCAGTGAGGCCGGGGGCGTCAAGATCTCCGACCCCGAGGCGCTGTACGAGGCGGTCAAGAAGGCCGACCTGAAGGACAACGACGTGGTGTGGGGCGATCCGGCCCCGTTCAACAACACCTACGCGATGGCCATCAAGGAGGACCAGGCCAAGCAGAAGGACGCCAACGGCAAGACCATCGACGTCAAGTCCCTTTCGGACCTGGCGAAGCTGCCGCCGGACAAGCAGACCTACTGTCTGGAGAACGAGTTCGAGAACCGTCCCGACGGCTGGCCGGGCATGCAGCAGGCCTACGACATCGACGTCCCGAAGGACAATGTCACCATCATGGACACCGGCGTGATCTACAGCCGGATCGGCGGCGGCTCCTGCCTGGCGGGCGAGGTGTTCGACACCGACGGCCGCATCCCGGCCAACGGCTTGCGCACCCTCGAGGACGACAAGGGCTACTTCCCGATCTACGAACCCGCGGTGACCATCCGCGAGGAGATCCACAAGAAGCACCCGCAGATAGTCCAAATGTTCAACAAGCTCGGTTCCAAGCTGTCCACCGAGACCATGCGGCGGCTCAACGCCGAGGTCGACGTCGACGGCCGCGACCCGCTCGACGTCGCCCGCGAATGGCTCGTCGACGAGGGTTTCCTGAAGAACTAA
- a CDS encoding ABC transporter permease produces the protein MSTLAEQEVQAVGAAPAEARGKPWALIGTPAVILIAAAALMLYLRNATIDPSMESSLNAETISGLLWQHLELSAVSTVIVLAVAVPLGIALSRKGAKSALPVVLTAANIGQGAPAIGVIVLLAVVIQPDSSAQSFWVAILSMSVYSVLPALRNTLVGLQQVDPALIDAGRGIGMSAPAVLFRVEVPLAVPVILAGIRTTLVLNVGMAALAALIGAGGLGNLVVTGVKLAQIPVLVTGSVLIAILALAVDWVAAIAERYLHPKGV, from the coding sequence ATGAGTACCCTCGCCGAACAAGAGGTACAGGCGGTCGGGGCGGCACCGGCCGAGGCCAGGGGCAAACCGTGGGCGCTCATCGGTACCCCGGCGGTCATCCTGATCGCGGCGGCCGCGCTGATGCTGTACCTGCGCAACGCCACCATCGACCCGTCGATGGAGTCCTCGCTCAACGCCGAGACCATCTCGGGACTGCTGTGGCAGCACCTGGAACTGTCGGCCGTGTCGACGGTGATCGTGCTGGCCGTCGCGGTGCCGCTGGGCATCGCGTTGTCCCGCAAGGGCGCCAAGTCCGCGCTGCCGGTGGTGCTCACCGCGGCCAACATCGGCCAGGGCGCGCCCGCCATCGGCGTGATCGTACTGCTGGCGGTCGTCATCCAACCCGACTCGTCGGCGCAGTCGTTCTGGGTCGCCATCCTGTCCATGTCCGTCTACAGTGTTCTGCCAGCGTTGCGGAACACGCTGGTGGGCCTGCAACAGGTCGACCCGGCGCTCATCGACGCCGGACGCGGCATCGGCATGTCCGCGCCCGCGGTCCTGTTCCGGGTGGAAGTGCCGCTGGCGGTGCCGGTGATCCTGGCCGGAATCCGCACCACGCTGGTGCTCAACGTCGGCATGGCCGCGCTGGCCGCGCTCATCGGCGCCGGCGGCCTGGGCAACCTCGTCGTCACCGGCGTCAAACTGGCCCAGATCCCGGTCCTGGTGACCGGCAGCGTCCTCATCGCGATCCTGGCGCTGGCCGTCGACTGGGTGGCCGCGATCGCCGAACGCTACCTGCACCCGAAGGGAGTGTGA